A window of the Comamonas sp. Y33R10-2 genome harbors these coding sequences:
- a CDS encoding HlyD family type I secretion periplasmic adaptor subunit, with product MSESEVKKQNPSRLKVMMARAQSWLLDGNEGVATHQPDDLKADAQWAAGQQQARGSRLLIWGSLATVLVLVVWASFGSIDEVVRGQGKVVPSRQVQVVQSLDGGIVKEILVHPGEHVEKGQVILRIDPTRYGSSLGENKAELLALKAKAARLQALASGETFKVPEDVMAAAPQLVEMERRMWESRSQELNTNVNIARDQLRQRQQELRETQANRDQASSSCSLTSEELSVTRPLLKSGAVSEVDLLRLQRDVGRFCGEARAAGAQVGRIQAAIQEAERKIQESELTIRNQSRAELSEVQGKLGTLEQGKVALEDRVKLAEVRSPVRGTVNTLMANTVGGVVQPGKDILDIVPLDDSLLMEVQVNPRDIGFLHSGQGAEVKFTAYDFAIYGGLQGKLEQIGANTVTDEKGNSFYVVKVRTEKAHVGDNSRPIIPGMQAEVHILTGKRTLMQYLLKPILRAKSNALTER from the coding sequence ATGAGTGAGTCAGAAGTGAAAAAACAAAATCCTTCACGCTTGAAAGTGATGATGGCTAGGGCGCAGAGCTGGCTGCTGGATGGCAACGAAGGCGTGGCCACACACCAGCCCGATGATTTGAAGGCGGATGCCCAATGGGCAGCTGGCCAGCAGCAGGCGCGGGGCTCGCGCCTCTTGATTTGGGGATCGTTGGCGACGGTATTGGTTCTGGTGGTTTGGGCGAGCTTTGGCTCTATCGACGAAGTGGTGCGCGGCCAGGGCAAGGTTGTTCCTTCGCGCCAGGTGCAGGTGGTGCAGAGTCTGGATGGCGGTATCGTCAAAGAAATTTTGGTACACCCCGGAGAGCATGTCGAAAAAGGCCAGGTTATTTTGCGTATCGACCCCACTCGCTATGGCTCATCTCTGGGTGAGAACAAGGCTGAGCTACTGGCTCTAAAGGCCAAGGCTGCGCGCTTGCAGGCTTTGGCTTCGGGCGAGACTTTTAAAGTGCCTGAAGATGTGATGGCAGCAGCGCCTCAGCTCGTGGAGATGGAGCGGCGCATGTGGGAGAGCCGTTCTCAGGAGCTGAACACCAACGTCAATATTGCACGCGACCAACTGCGCCAACGCCAGCAAGAGCTGCGTGAAACGCAGGCCAACAGAGACCAAGCATCGTCTAGCTGTAGTTTGACTTCGGAAGAATTGTCCGTCACGCGCCCCTTGCTCAAGAGTGGTGCAGTGTCTGAGGTGGATTTGCTCAGACTGCAGCGTGATGTGGGACGTTTTTGCGGTGAGGCCCGAGCCGCCGGCGCGCAAGTAGGCCGTATTCAGGCTGCGATTCAAGAGGCTGAGCGCAAGATTCAAGAGTCTGAATTAACCATCCGCAACCAGTCCCGGGCCGAGTTGTCTGAAGTGCAGGGCAAGCTGGGCACCTTGGAGCAGGGCAAGGTCGCGCTGGAAGACCGCGTCAAGCTTGCCGAGGTGCGCTCTCCCGTACGCGGCACGGTCAACACCTTGATGGCCAACACCGTTGGCGGCGTGGTGCAGCCCGGCAAAGACATTCTGGATATCGTGCCGTTAGATGACTCCTTGCTGATGGAAGTGCAAGTCAACCCGCGCGACATAGGCTTTTTGCATTCTGGTCAAGGCGCTGAGGTGAAGTTCACCGCATACGACTTTGCCATTTACGGCGGCCTGCAAGGCAAGCTTGAGCAAATTGGTGCCAATACGGTGACGGACGAGAAGGGCAACTCCTTTTATGTCGTCAAAGTTCGCACCGAGAAAGCGCATGTGGGCGATAACTCCCGCCCCATCATTCCCGGCATGCAAGCGGAAGTGCACATCCTCACTGGCAAGCGCACGCTGATGCAGTACCTGCTCAAGCCCATTTTGCGCGCCAAGTCCAACGCCTTGACTGAGCGCTAG
- a CDS encoding response regulator transcription factor produces the protein MSTLPVLLLTQDATLWQGWQQIAGPQWMPARGQSLADMQRWKQQGRSLVVLDAALPQLPANSDARWVELLQGLQVLVLSNRPGDEEGRQLLSRGACGYAHAQSSAEVLSRMLQSMAGGNIWLGRSLMQRLLRDVDARLPVADVDWASALSAREQEVAKYASLGDSNAEIAERMSISERTVRAHLSAVFEKLQVQDRLMLTLKVHGIGRKQLA, from the coding sequence ATGAGCACATTGCCTGTTTTGTTACTGACTCAGGATGCCACCTTGTGGCAAGGCTGGCAGCAAATCGCAGGACCCCAGTGGATGCCTGCGCGCGGCCAAAGTCTGGCTGATATGCAGCGCTGGAAGCAGCAAGGCCGCAGCCTCGTTGTTTTAGACGCAGCTTTGCCCCAGTTGCCTGCAAACAGCGATGCCCGCTGGGTGGAGTTGCTGCAAGGCCTGCAGGTGCTGGTGCTAAGCAACCGCCCCGGCGATGAAGAGGGGCGCCAGTTGTTGTCACGCGGCGCTTGTGGCTACGCCCATGCGCAGTCAAGTGCAGAAGTCTTGTCCCGCATGTTGCAGAGCATGGCTGGCGGCAATATCTGGCTGGGCCGCTCACTCATGCAGCGTTTGCTGCGCGATGTGGATGCCCGATTACCCGTGGCCGATGTGGATTGGGCTAGCGCTCTTTCGGCCCGTGAGCAAGAAGTGGCGAAATACGCATCGCTGGGCGACAGCAACGCTGAAATTGCCGAGCGTATGTCGATCAGTGAACGTACGGTGCGCGCACATCTGTCAGCTGTGTTTGAAAAGCTGCAGGTGCAGGACCGCTTGATGCTGACGCTCAAAGTTCACGGCATTGGCCGCAAACAACTGGCTTAA